The DNA segment CTGCAGAAACCGTTGTCACAGGACTGGCCGATCCAGGCACCCGAGCTGTCTTTTACCGATATAGAGGATTTTGCGGTTATAGATGGGGATGTGGATTTTTCCTATGGGGTGAATTTTGCCGGTTCCCTCTATCCGCGATTTCGTTATGCCGGTCTCGGCTATGATGTGAGCGACTGGAATCGTATCTCCAGTAATACCGATGATGTGGTGTTTGACGCTGCAACCCTGCCGACTGGTCGTCAGGTGGTACAGGTTGTTGTCTACGATTCCAACAACAATCGTTCGGCTCGTATCATTCCGATTACCATCGCCGAGCGCCCGCATCAGAGTGTTCCGAAGCTCAGTGCCGAAGACATTGATGCTTTGTTGTTTCGGGTAAGTGGAGAAAACCTCAGGCTTTTCGATCACGGGGATGAATATACTGTTATGCTGTGGGAGGCCATCATCGCGCCACCGGATGGTACACTGGCCGACGCTGTCATTTTATCGGTTGGCAGAAGCTCCAACGGGCCGTTCCGGTATGTCGGTGAATCCCGCAGTATGGGAGCCGACGAGGTCTTCTGGGATACTACCTTTACGGGGTATACACCAGGTGACACCCTGTACCTGCGCTTTCAGTATATCTATCAGGGGGTAACCGGTGCCGGCTACATTCAGGCTGTCCCACTGCCAGCCGCTTATTCCCTGCGGCTGGCTTCCCCAGCGGATAATGCCGTAATAGCTGGTGATGCTATCCAGTTTACCTGGGATGTGGGCGAAATCGCCGGGGGATATCCCGATAACATTTCCCAGGAAATACTTATCTACACATACACTGGCGAGCTGGTGTTTCGCATGGCGGTGCCGGGATCTCAAACCGCTCTCTCCATACCTGTGCATGTCCTGCCAGTGGATACCCTGCTGCGTTGGGATATCTCCAGTTGGGTTACCGGTACCTACAGTGACTCGCGCCCGAAGCCCGGGTTCGGGGCCAACAACGGGCCGCGCTATTTTACTGTTTCGGGGGGTGAGTAATGATTCGCGTACTATATGGGTATTTGGTTGTGTTGCTGGTGTCGGGGCTGGTGATTACCGGCTGTAACATTACCGGGTCGGGAATTTCCGGATCTGCTGCGGATCCGGGAGGCCCGGTCGAGCCTGCAAGTCCGGACGAGTACCGGATAGCCGGTGCATACGAGGTTCGCCTGCAGCCGGATGTAGCCGGTCGCCTGACAGAGGTAGCCACTGAACTTGCACAGATCCCGGGGGTATCGGTTGGCCGCCATATTGCCGTTGGCCGATCGCATTATCTCACCGCCTCCATCGATACTGCAGCCGGGCTGGCAGCCGTGCGGTCCATGCCGGATATACAGTTTGTGGAACAGCAGGTGCGCTACCGGGGTTTCAGCGAACCGGATGCGACGTTCATAGGCCGGCAGTATGCACTGGCGGTGGCTGATCTGTTCGAGGCATGGCCGCTTTCTACCGGCAGCGAGGATGTTGTGGTGGCGGTAGCCGATACCGGCATCCGGGGCAGCCATAGTGATTTTGCTCATGAACGATTTGTCGATGGCTGGAACAGCATCGCATCTGCGGTAATACCAGCTGGCGACGATGCCGACGATCAGGGGCATGGGACCCATGTGGCCGGTATTATCGGTGCCGATGGCGCCAATAGCGCTGGCATAGCCGGGGCAGCCTGGAATGTCACGCTTATGGACATAAAGGTACTTGGCGGCGACGGCAGCGGAACCTCGGCTGGTATCGCTGAGGGTGTGGTGCAGGCGGTAGAGAGGGGGGCTGACATCATCAACATGAGCCTGGGTGGTCCGATGCCCAACGTGCTCATGGCCGAGGCCATTGCCTACGCCCATCAGAGCGACGTTCTGGTGGTGGTTTCGATGGGCAACAATAATGACCGCCGGCGCCAGTTCCCGGCCTCCTATCCCGGTGTAATGGCGGTTGGTGCAACCGATGGGAATGAGGAGCGTTCTACCTTCAGCAGCATGGGGGGGCATATGTGGATAACTGCTCCGGGAACCCGAATATTCTCCACCTTGCGTAATGGGTCGCATGGTTATATGAGCGGGACATCCATGTCGGCGCCGCTGGTTGCCGGGGTCGCCGCACTGGTTCGATCGGTTAACCCGGAGCTTACTGCACCACAGGTGATGGAGGTTATGCGTGACACTGCCCTGGACTATGGCACCGCAGGATTCAACGAGGAGTTCGGCTACGGCATGGTTCAGGCTGCAGCAGCGGTTCAGACTGCCCTTGATCTTGCAGACCCGGAGAGTCAGGCGGTGGACACCCTCGGCAGCCTGCGGGTTCGCTTCAGCCACGATAGTATGGAAATCTTTATGGGAACCCCGGTGCTGCTTATTGACCAGTCAACCGGAAAGGTGCGCTCTGTAGCCATGATCGGGCAGGGAGAATTCAGCCAGGAGTGGGACGATAATCAGCCTGGCGATACCTGGTTTCAGCATATTCCGGCCGGGCAGTACCAGCTGGTAATGAATTCCGGGATGTCTAACCGGATAAGTCAGTCGGTAGAGATTACTCCCGGGGAAACAATCACCCAGGCCATCGATATAGAATTCCTTGATGCTGTGCCGATCGGGGTAGCAACCACCCCTGCGTACGAAGAGTATCTTGAATGGGAGTATGCCGATGTACGGCTGCGGATGTATCTGGGGGATGATCCTGAGCCATTCGCAGACGAGAGCTACCGTGAGGGACCGCCGTTGGGTAGTCTCCTGGATGCGTTCCCGGTCTACACTCACGGTTTTGACCCCGAAGGAGAACCGCTGTATATCCAGCTTTCCATCGTCGATGACCCGGTGGATGAGTTTACCACACCCGAGCTGGGTTGGAGCAAGGGCGCGATCACCCTGCAGGTAGACTACGAGCAAGGGGTAAACGATACACTCAGCATGTGGTACAGCCTTGAGCAGTATCCACGTGATTACTGGGATTCGTATACCAGCCGCGAGGAAGCCTATCCGCTTGTTCTGGGCAGCAGACTGCCAGTCCATCTGACCCATCCTGACAATCCTGAGGGGAGCGGATCCGAAGAGGTCTGGTTCAAGCTGGCATTCTGATCTTCGTGCCGAGCAGCCGCTCCTTCGGGGGCGGCTTTTTTTGCGCCGGGCTGGTACCCGGAAGGTGGGGGGGACGTGTGTGTCAGGTTGAGTGACGGGGTATCAGCGTGGTGTGCAGAACCTCGGCAATTGTCTGGTCGGGCTGCGTATTTTCTATCTGGGCAAGTAACAGATCTACTGCCCTGGCTCCGATCTCCTGGGTTGGCTGGCGCATCACGGTAATGGCGGGGGTTACTAATGGGGTCCACATGGTTTCGTCAATGCAGGCGAAAGCTACGTGTTCGGGGATCATGATCCCGAGTTCGTGCAAGCGACGAAATGCACCCGCAGCAATCAGTCCGTTGGTGGCGATTATTGCATCGGTGTTTGGCCGGTTTTTCAGGATTTCACCAACTGCAGCATAGCCATCGGTGTCGCGTGCCTGGATAAAGTGCAGTGTATCGCGGTGGATCGGGATGCCGAACTCTGACAGGGCTGTGCAGAACCCGTCGCTGCGCAGTTTTCCGGTGGTGCTGCCGGAGCCGGCGATCAGTACCGGGTTGGTCTTACCGGACTGCAGAATGTGTCGGGTCAGGCGGTAGCCGGCATCGTGATTGTCGATGGTAACCGAGCTGAGGTTCAGTTCCGGGTTCGCGCGGTCAATGATCACCGCCGGGATATGCCGTTCTGCCAGTAACCGGCTGGTCTGGCGAATATCGTGTGTCGGGGAGATTATGATGCCGGCTACGTTTTCATCGTACATTATGTCCAGGTACTGCCGTTCTTTGTCTTCTTTCTCATCGGTGTTGCACAGGAAAATGTTATAGCCGTTCATGTAAGCAGCATCCTGTACCGCACGACTCACCAGGGTGAAGTAGGGGTTCTGGATGTCGGCCACGATCAAGCCGATAACATTGGATTTCTGTGCCCGCAATGACCGTGCTACCCGGTTGGGGCGATAGTCCAGTTGTGCTATTGCTTCGTGCACCCGTTGTCGTACGCTGTCGCTTACCTTACTGGAGTTCGATAACACCCGGGAAACGGTAGCGGTGGACACCCCGGCCGCGGCTGCAACATCCTTGATGGTTTTCATGCATATCCCCTCGATAGCCCATAATAGTCGAGAAATTTCTGCTTGACAACTGGTGTAATCGATTACATACTGGGAAATGTAATCGATTACATAGAAAGGAGTGCTGCATGTTCAGCATCGAGGAACAGAATATACATCTGAATGCACAGCCTAAAAATAAAACCGATGCGATCAAGCTGGCCGGGCGCTTGCTGGCCGACAGTGGCAAGATCGGATCCAGGTATATCAAAAGCCTGCTAAAGCGCGAAGCTGTATCCAATACCTATATTGGCAGCGGGATTGCGATACCCCACGGCATGACCACCGATCGTCATCACATCCGGGAGACAGCCGTTGCTGTTGTCCAGGTGCCGGATGGGGTTGCCTGGGGAGAGGACACGGTGTATGTAATCGTCTGCCTGGCGGCAAAATCCGATGAGCATATCGATCTGATCCGCCGCCTGACCCACCTGATTGACGATCCCCAGGCACTACAGCTGCTGCGGGAAACAGATTCCAGGCAGGATATTATCGGGGTGCTGACCGGGGCCAAGGCCGAGTCTCCCATGCCACCCCCCGGGAATCTGTCGGCGTATACGCGTCACGCCACAGCTGTGGTGCCCGGCAGCATCGGCCTGCATGCCCGCCCGGCATCGGTGTTTACCGAGTGTGCAAGGGGTTTTGTCGCCGATGTGCTGGTCTGCTGCGCAGACCGCTACGCCAACGGCAAGAGTATGGCTGCGCTGCTCAAGCTCGGCGCCAAGGGGGGCGACACCATCACGATTCTCTCGGCTGGCGACGACGCTGCGGCGGCAGTAGCTGCCCTGAGTAAGCTGGTGACCGATGGATTGAACGAGGACGACCATACGGATGAGGCCCCCGAAACATTGCCCTCTGTCGGTCAGCTGGCGGCCTGGGAGCCAGCCGGGGCACGCGTATTCTGTCGCGGTGCGGCGGCCTCTCCCGGTGTGGCAGTGGCCACGGTGTTCCGGGTGCAGCGGGAGGAGTTGCTTTATCCCCAGGAATCATCCGATCCGGATGGTGAGATCCGGCAGCTGCAGGATGCCCTGCAGACCGCTGATCGCGAGCTGGAACAGCTGATAACCAGAACGGGAAACGGGAAAACCGATGCCAGGGCTGCAATCCTGCGGGCCCACCGGGGAATACTGCATGACCCGGAGCTGCTGCAGGCTGCGACTGACCGGATTCGCCAGGGCAGCAGTGCCGCGGCCGCCTGGAATCAGTGCGGTGAACAGTTTGCCGCAGATCTGGCGGCGCATGCAGACGCCAGACAAGCCGAACGGGCGGCTGATTACCGTGATGTTGCCCGGAGGGTACTGGGAATTCTGGTCGGGCAGGATCGGGGGCTTTCTCTGCCCGGGGATCGCCACTGCATCCTGGTGGCAGATGATCTGTCACCTTCGGATACTGCCGGGCTGGATCCCGAGCAGGTGGCAGGGATCTGCACCGCTGCTGGCGGGCCTGCCTCCCACACGGCAATTACGGCCCGCTCCCTGGGGATTCCGGCTGTGGTGGGCTGTGGCACCAAGGTGTGGCAACTGGAGGATGGAGCCAAGGCGGCGGTAAATGGCTTTGCTGGCTGGTGCTGCAGCGGGCTGCAGCCGGAAGATCATGATCGACTGGAAGAACTGCAGGGGATTTTGCAGGACGAGGCAGAACAGCAACAGAAGGCCCGGTTCTCGGCAGCGGTTACCACCGATGGCTCCCGGATGCCGGTCTGGGCCAATATTGCCAATGCCTCCCAGGCTGCGGCGGCTGTGGAGTATGGGGCCGAGGGTGTGGGGTTACTGCGTTCCGAGTTTCTGTTTCTTGAGCGCTCATCTGCGCCAAGCGAGGACGAGCAGTATCATGTATATCGGGAAATAGCCGAAAAACTGGCGGGTGCCCCGCTTATCGTCCGTACCCTGGACATCGGTGGCGACAAGCAGATTCCTTATCTCGATACCCGGTATGCCGAAGAAAACCCCTTTCTCGGGGTGCGAGGGATCCGTCTGTGTCTCCAGAATCGCGATCTGTTTCGGGTGCAGCTGCGCGCCTTGTATCGGGCATCTCGCAGCGGAGATCTGCGGATAATGCTGCCGATGGTATCCTCCCTGGAGGAGCTCCGCGAGGCTCGGGAGATATGCCGTGAGGTATGTGCCCAGGTAGGTGGAACCGAGGTGCCAATTGGAATAATGATCGAGGTGCCATCGGCGGTGGTCCTGGCAGATGAGTTGGCCGCCGAGGCGGATTTCTTTTCCGTTGGCACCAACGATCTTACCCAGTACACCCTGGCAATGGATCGGCTGCATCCGCTGCTCTCGTGTCAGGCAGACAGCTTCCATCCGGCGGTGTTACGGATGATCAAGCTGGCTGCTGAGGCAGCGCGGCGTCATGGCATCCCGTGCGGGGTGTGCGGCGGAATGGCATCGGATCCCCAGGGGGCGGTGCTGCTGACGGGTATGGGTATCGACGAGCTGAGTGTAGACGGCCCCGCTGTTCCTCGCATTAAAGCCGCCATTCGTGCTGTATCGCGACAGGACGCACAGCAGCTGGCGGAACGGGCGGCATCCTGCAGTACCGCTGGTGAGGTGCGACAGCTGCTCGGCACAGGGGGCAGTCATGAATAACGGGATTGTAACGGTTACCCTGAACCCCGCTATAGATGAGACTCTGGATATTCCTGATTTCGGGGTGAACCGGGTGAATCGCGTAGATGCAACCGTGCGGTATCCCGGCGGTAAAGGGATAAACGTGGCGCGCGTCCTGGCAGATGATCCACGGCGGCCCGGGATTGCGGTAACCGGGTTCCTCGGGAGTGAAAACGACGGGGTGTTCCGAGCCATGTTTCACGATTGTGGTATAGCTGATCATTTTGTCCGTGTGCCGGGCAGAACACGGCATGGTATCAAGATACTGGATCGCGCCGCTGGAACCACCACCGATATCAACTATCCCGGGCTGGAGCCGACCCCCGATGAATGCCAGGCGTTGCTGACGCGAATCGAGCGTCTTGCCGATGACTATCCGGTGTTCGTGATCTCCGGTAGCCTCTCGCCTTCCTTGCCGGCAGGGTATATCGCGGAAATTATCGAACTGGTGCAGAAAAAATCCGGTACCGTGATTGTAGATACCAGTGGTGAAGCCCTGAAGGTCGCGTTGCGCTGTCGCCCAGACGCAATCAAGCCCAACATCCATGAGCTTGCCCAGCTGCTGCAGCGGGAGATCACCGGGGCGACTGAGGTTGCCGCGGCGGGGCAGGCGATATCCGCCCCAGGCATGCTTACGGCGGTGTCGATGGGTGCCGAGGGGGCAGTGTTCTGCCATAACGGCCAACAGCTGCTGGCAATTCCGCCACAGGTTTCCGCCGTCAGCACGGTCGGGGCAGGTGATGCGATGGTGGCCGCTATTGCCGCCGGTCTGCTCTACGACGATCCGCTGGAGGCGATCATGCGCCGGGCTACGGCATTTGGTGCCTATTCGGTTGGACATATCGAGCAGGGCATTCATGATTATACCGAGATCCAGGCGCTGGAGGCCCAGGTCGAGGTGAAAAATATGGGATCAAACGGTGCATAACACCGGAAAAATGAGGAGGATCATATGAAACTGGTAGCAATTACATCCTGTCCAACAGGGATTGCTCACACCTTTATGGCCGCGGAGGCACTCGAGAAAAGTGCCAAGGCACTGGGGTACAAGATCAAGGTCGAAACCCAGGGATCGGTTGGGGTTAAAAATGAGCTGTCGGAGAGTGATATCGCTGCTGCAGATGCGGTAATCATTGCTGCTGACACCGGGGTCGATACCGCCCGATTTGTCGGGAAGCGCGTATACCAGACCGGAACCAAGGAGGCTTTGCACAATGGTGAATCCGCAGTAAAGGCTGCTCTGGATGCCCCGGTGCTCACCGCCAAAGATCTGGGAGACGAGGTTGCCAACCTCAAACAGGCCCGGTCACAAAAGCGAACGGGCCCGTACAAGCATCTGATGACCGGGGTCTCGTATATGCTGCCGGTGGTCGTTGCCGGTGGTTTGAGTATCGCATTGTCGTTCATCTTCGGGATTGAGGCCTTTCAGGAAGAAGGTACCCTGGCAGCGGCCCTCATGGAGATTGGCGGCGGCGGTGCCTTTGCGCTTATGGTGCCGGTACTGGCAGGGTTTATTGCCTTTTCCATCGCCGGGCGGCCAGGGCTTGCCCCGGGTCTGGTTGGCGGTATGCTGGCCAATACCATCGAGGCCGGGTTTCTTGGCGGTATCCTGGCCGGGTTTCTGGCCGGGTACCTGGTAGATTTTCTGAACAGGAAGATTAATCTTCCCAAGAATCTGGATGGCCTCAAACCGATATTGATTCTGCCGTTTCTCTCTACCCTGGTTGTCGGGCTTATGATGATGTATGTTATCGGTCCGCCTGTATCATTTGTAATGGTCGGACTGACCAGTTGGCTGCAGGGGATGCAGCAGACCAGTGCGGTATTCCTGGGTCTGATTCTGGGTTTGATGATGGCCTTCGACATGGGTGGTCCGGTAAACAAGGCTGCCTACACCTTCGCCGTCGGTCTGCTGTCCAGCAGCGTCTATGCCCCGATGGCAGCTGTTATGGCGGCCGGGATGACACCCCCGCTGGGATTGGCGCTGGCGGCATATGTATTCAAGAACCGCTTTTCGGTTGATGAGCGTAAAGCCGCCAATGCCGCAATCATCCTGGGTGCATCGTTTATCACCGAAGGGGCAATCCCGTATGCGGCCAAGGATCCGTTCCGGGTCATTCCCAGTATCATGTTCGGCTCTGCTATTGCGGCGGCTCTCAGTATGGCGTTTGGCAGCACCTTGATGGCTCCCCATGGGGGACTGTTTGTCCTTGCCATTCCGAACGCGGTCGGCGGCATCCTGCTGTACCTGCTCGCGATTATTGTCGGTTCGGTAGCGACCGCCGGTGCATTGTTTTTGCTTAAAAAACCTATCTACACAGAAGCCTGATGCCTGATGTTCTGCAGCCCGGAAACGGGCTGCTTTTTTGTCTCCTGCAACAAATCCTTTCCGGCTGAAAACAATATATGCTATACTCAGCTACGGAGGTACAACAATGCAACTGAATACCGTACTACGACCCCTGGTGCTCTTGCTGATAGGGTTTCTGCTGATTGGGGCCGGGCAGCTGGCTGCCCAGGAGATGCCGGAGCCGGAGCAGGCCGGGGTGGATTTTCGTCAGAGCATAACCGTGGATGCGGCCACTACCCTGGAGGCACAGCTTACCTACCGTGCCGGCTGGCGGGTACCGCTTGGGGGAACCGGTCTTTTGACCCAGGGTAACAACATCGATCTGGGACTGCGGGGAACGGTGAACCCTGTCAGTATCAGCGGGGGAGCCGATCTGGTCATTACCCCGGTTGCGGTGCTGCAGCTGGAGGCAGCCGGGACGATCGGTTCCGGCTGGTATCTGAGTCCGGTAGAGGTGAATGGTATCGGGGTGCTGGAAGATGTGGCCGACAACAGCTACAGCCAGGATGCCTTTGATGGGGTCGTGCTGCAGACCCGGCTTGGTGCGGCTGTCCAGTTCGATACCGGGGCGGTGGTACCCGGCCCGTGGAGCAGCGTACTGATGCGCAGCTATCATGGCGCACATTTTCAGCACCATACCGGTGCCGACAGCGCGCCCTGGGAATATATGGGTACCAAGGATAACCTGAATGGCTGGTCCTACAACACCAGCAGCGTACTGGCGTATCAGCTGCATGCCGTGCCGTATGTACAGCTGGCCGGGATACTGTTCGAGACCGAGACCCGGCTGACCGATCGCAGCGATGCAGAGGTTGCCGACGGGGGCTGGGGATCGGACTATGTTGGTATGAATCTGGGTGGGCTGGTTGCTCTGCAGCCGGCACCGCAGCACTCCCTGGCAATCCTGGTGCAGTGGTCACGGACCCCTGACTGGGACGACAGCGATGTCGGACTGCCGCTGCGCACCCTGGATGCCGATGACCCGGCCAGCTGGGAGTTCTGGCGGGCGGCTCTCAGCTACAGCTTTTCGTTTTAGCCGGTACTGACTGCCTGCCGGGTAGACCCCGGCGGGCAGCATCAGCCCAGCAGCTCCTGCAGCTCCTCCCGACTGAATGCGTAGCGCGAGCCGCAGTAGTGGCAGGTAACATCAAGCGGAAAGGGGCCAT comes from the Spirochaeta africana DSM 8902 genome and includes:
- a CDS encoding carboxypeptidase-like regulatory domain-containing protein; this encodes MTHARGGEPVAGVQVRIYREQQDTEPLAVEVSNRNGIFRFPEEFDGSYFISAVHSGYAASTLQGVIEEGRYDPVPVVLQKPLSQDWPIQAPELSFTDIEDFAVIDGDVDFSYGVNFAGSLYPRFRYAGLGYDVSDWNRISSNTDDVVFDAATLPTGRQVVQVVVYDSNNNRSARIIPITIAERPHQSVPKLSAEDIDALLFRVSGENLRLFDHGDEYTVMLWEAIIAPPDGTLADAVILSVGRSSNGPFRYVGESRSMGADEVFWDTTFTGYTPGDTLYLRFQYIYQGVTGAGYIQAVPLPAAYSLRLASPADNAVIAGDAIQFTWDVGEIAGGYPDNISQEILIYTYTGELVFRMAVPGSQTALSIPVHVLPVDTLLRWDISSWVTGTYSDSRPKPGFGANNGPRYFTVSGGE
- a CDS encoding S8 family peptidase — its product is MIRVLYGYLVVLLVSGLVITGCNITGSGISGSAADPGGPVEPASPDEYRIAGAYEVRLQPDVAGRLTEVATELAQIPGVSVGRHIAVGRSHYLTASIDTAAGLAAVRSMPDIQFVEQQVRYRGFSEPDATFIGRQYALAVADLFEAWPLSTGSEDVVVAVADTGIRGSHSDFAHERFVDGWNSIASAVIPAGDDADDQGHGTHVAGIIGADGANSAGIAGAAWNVTLMDIKVLGGDGSGTSAGIAEGVVQAVERGADIINMSLGGPMPNVLMAEAIAYAHQSDVLVVVSMGNNNDRRRQFPASYPGVMAVGATDGNEERSTFSSMGGHMWITAPGTRIFSTLRNGSHGYMSGTSMSAPLVAGVAALVRSVNPELTAPQVMEVMRDTALDYGTAGFNEEFGYGMVQAAAAVQTALDLADPESQAVDTLGSLRVRFSHDSMEIFMGTPVLLIDQSTGKVRSVAMIGQGEFSQEWDDNQPGDTWFQHIPAGQYQLVMNSGMSNRISQSVEITPGETITQAIDIEFLDAVPIGVATTPAYEEYLEWEYADVRLRMYLGDDPEPFADESYREGPPLGSLLDAFPVYTHGFDPEGEPLYIQLSIVDDPVDEFTTPELGWSKGAITLQVDYEQGVNDTLSMWYSLEQYPRDYWDSYTSREEAYPLVLGSRLPVHLTHPDNPEGSGSEEVWFKLAF
- a CDS encoding LacI family DNA-binding transcriptional regulator, which encodes MKTIKDVAAAAGVSTATVSRVLSNSSKVSDSVRQRVHEAIAQLDYRPNRVARSLRAQKSNVIGLIVADIQNPYFTLVSRAVQDAAYMNGYNIFLCNTDEKEDKERQYLDIMYDENVAGIIISPTHDIRQTSRLLAERHIPAVIIDRANPELNLSSVTIDNHDAGYRLTRHILQSGKTNPVLIAGSGSTTGKLRSDGFCTALSEFGIPIHRDTLHFIQARDTDGYAAVGEILKNRPNTDAIIATNGLIAAGAFRRLHELGIMIPEHVAFACIDETMWTPLVTPAITVMRQPTQEIGARAVDLLLAQIENTQPDQTIAEVLHTTLIPRHST
- the ptsP gene encoding phosphoenolpyruvate--protein phosphotransferase, with translation MFSIEEQNIHLNAQPKNKTDAIKLAGRLLADSGKIGSRYIKSLLKREAVSNTYIGSGIAIPHGMTTDRHHIRETAVAVVQVPDGVAWGEDTVYVIVCLAAKSDEHIDLIRRLTHLIDDPQALQLLRETDSRQDIIGVLTGAKAESPMPPPGNLSAYTRHATAVVPGSIGLHARPASVFTECARGFVADVLVCCADRYANGKSMAALLKLGAKGGDTITILSAGDDAAAAVAALSKLVTDGLNEDDHTDEAPETLPSVGQLAAWEPAGARVFCRGAAASPGVAVATVFRVQREELLYPQESSDPDGEIRQLQDALQTADRELEQLITRTGNGKTDARAAILRAHRGILHDPELLQAATDRIRQGSSAAAAWNQCGEQFAADLAAHADARQAERAADYRDVARRVLGILVGQDRGLSLPGDRHCILVADDLSPSDTAGLDPEQVAGICTAAGGPASHTAITARSLGIPAVVGCGTKVWQLEDGAKAAVNGFAGWCCSGLQPEDHDRLEELQGILQDEAEQQQKARFSAAVTTDGSRMPVWANIANASQAAAAVEYGAEGVGLLRSEFLFLERSSAPSEDEQYHVYREIAEKLAGAPLIVRTLDIGGDKQIPYLDTRYAEENPFLGVRGIRLCLQNRDLFRVQLRALYRASRSGDLRIMLPMVSSLEELREAREICREVCAQVGGTEVPIGIMIEVPSAVVLADELAAEADFFSVGTNDLTQYTLAMDRLHPLLSCQADSFHPAVLRMIKLAAEAARRHGIPCGVCGGMASDPQGAVLLTGMGIDELSVDGPAVPRIKAAIRAVSRQDAQQLAERAASCSTAGEVRQLLGTGGSHE
- a CDS encoding 1-phosphofructokinase family hexose kinase, translating into MNNGIVTVTLNPAIDETLDIPDFGVNRVNRVDATVRYPGGKGINVARVLADDPRRPGIAVTGFLGSENDGVFRAMFHDCGIADHFVRVPGRTRHGIKILDRAAGTTTDINYPGLEPTPDECQALLTRIERLADDYPVFVISGSLSPSLPAGYIAEIIELVQKKSGTVIVDTSGEALKVALRCRPDAIKPNIHELAQLLQREITGATEVAAAGQAISAPGMLTAVSMGAEGAVFCHNGQQLLAIPPQVSAVSTVGAGDAMVAAIAAGLLYDDPLEAIMRRATAFGAYSVGHIEQGIHDYTEIQALEAQVEVKNMGSNGA
- a CDS encoding PTS fructose transporter subunit IIC codes for the protein MKLVAITSCPTGIAHTFMAAEALEKSAKALGYKIKVETQGSVGVKNELSESDIAAADAVIIAADTGVDTARFVGKRVYQTGTKEALHNGESAVKAALDAPVLTAKDLGDEVANLKQARSQKRTGPYKHLMTGVSYMLPVVVAGGLSIALSFIFGIEAFQEEGTLAAALMEIGGGGAFALMVPVLAGFIAFSIAGRPGLAPGLVGGMLANTIEAGFLGGILAGFLAGYLVDFLNRKINLPKNLDGLKPILILPFLSTLVVGLMMMYVIGPPVSFVMVGLTSWLQGMQQTSAVFLGLILGLMMAFDMGGPVNKAAYTFAVGLLSSSVYAPMAAVMAAGMTPPLGLALAAYVFKNRFSVDERKAANAAIILGASFITEGAIPYAAKDPFRVIPSIMFGSAIAAALSMAFGSTLMAPHGGLFVLAIPNAVGGILLYLLAIIVGSVATAGALFLLKKPIYTEA